In Solanum lycopersicum chromosome 3, SLM_r2.1, the genomic stretch CACATCCTACCTGTGGTGGATCTGGGCTAGTTTCTGCATACCTCGACTAATTTCACGGGATATATGTTATCTCCCATTGGATTAGTTGTTGTACATCTCAACTAATTCCACGAAATATTTGTCACCTCCAATAGTAACAAGTACAAGGTAACTCTGTTCATCAAAGATAGGAGAGATATAAATGATCACCTAATATATTTGTCTCCTCTTTTTTATTAGTATATAGAGGAAAATGTCAGTAGTTAGTGAATTTTTTTCCTGCTATAATCCATGAGAATGGTGGACGTCGATTCTTCAAATGTTGTCGTCTTGGCTCATTATCTTGTGGTTATTAAATTGAATATCAACAGTAAACTTTCAATTCATGTGTCATTGATGATTCACGATTAAAAGATTGAATTGGAACATCATATTGAATGTTCTAATTTGAAGAACTTGGATGAAAATAAAcccaagtgaaaattgaaaggGCTGTCAAGTTGATGTAGTGTACTATAGTTATGTTTGAACTTCTTTTCCTGGATCATTCGTAATGTgtagttattataattattaaatttccttGAATTTGTTGGTGATAATTTAATTACAATTGAGAAACAAAATATCGTATGGTATTCTTATCAAACATGAAATAATACTTGttttaacattaattattttttatctccCTTAATGAATAGAGCTTTTTGGTGACAAGATGAGTAACAAGTCCAATGGGACAACACAATAATATCATTGGAATAGAATGTCGTGTTTCTATATCATTCTGCAATCCATCATGATAAACTTGCCtgttttgaaaaagaaaaaaaaaactaaaagttaataagagttttaattattttttaaacggaAAAAGGTTAATAATATCCATGAACTATCAGAAATAACTCAAATATACCCTTGAAGTATATTTCGGTTCAAATATATTCTTACCATCAAACTATAGGTTCAAAAATACACTTCTCATTAACAGAATCGGTTAAACACTACTTAGATGCCATGTGAATGTCACATGGCATGCCACATAAGCCAATAGAGTTCCACTCATGCCACGTAGACAAATAAACTTACCCCTAATTTCTCtcaattttctccatttttcgtAGAATTTAGAAACAATTTCAATGAAGAATATAGTTACCTTTTTCCTTATTTCTCCATTTTCTTAGAACGATTTCACAAAATACATAAGTTTTAAGGGAAAGGGGCTCTATGTTTTTCAGTGAAATCGTTTCTAAATACTAAGGGAAATAGAGAAAATTGGGAAAAATTAAggataagtttattttttacgTGGCATTAGTGGAACTCTTTTGGCTTATGTGGTATCCACATGGAATCCAAGTGGCGATTAACACATCGTGTTAataagaagggtatttttgacctatAGTTTAATGAGAAGGGTATATTTGAGcggaaatatagtttaagggtatatttAAGCTATTTCGAATAGATCAAGAGTATTTTTGatccttttccatttttttaaaaataaaaaataaaaatgagtaacTTAAAAAGAGTTAACATTTTTAGTCTGCGTCAAATATTATCTAAGTCTATCGATTAGACTTTAACAAGATCATAACAAAGAAAGATATTAGTGAGAATTCACATTTAGAggtataattttgataatttcaaggtataatttatgttaatatcTTTTTAGTGTCATGGTGCAGTTTTTCTTAGGATTTGATGGTATTTTCTTAATGATTATGGTTaatctttctttccttttatttttattgattaattaaactaataaacataaattattgGGATAAAACAAAAGTATTCATTAGATTATTATCGAGATTTTAGAGACACATCTTAGTTAAACCAAAGTTCTAttacttcttaatttttttaaaaataattttgtacacctttttGATTTACGTGACATCCAAACATCTACCACGTGCCTCAACTATATGGATTTACAGAGTATGCACGTAAGCTAAAAgatgtataaaattacaaaaaaagagTTCAAGTGCGGAGAAGAGGGGATAATAgaaccttaatttaattaaaatttgtctctgaaatttcgattATAAATATAGAGATACTTGTGCCTTattcttaaattattaattattcttttttcacaaacttaacaaaaatcaaaattagtgTTCAATACATATTTAAGtgaatattttaaatctttccatatatatataaagaataaattttgttattttttctaaagtaagattttaaaaaataaatacagatAAAGATAGACCAACCTAGCAGCAAAAAGGTctataatcaagaggtgaatcCATGCAGATGCTAATGTAATCTCCCTGGAAAACATCTTAGCTATACCAGCCAACTGAATGACAATACAATGttagaataatatttaattagtcacgaaattttaaaaaatagatattaaattttatgatcttaaatatattataaaaatatttaaacaattatAAGAGCATGTTATTAAAGGCGAAAAGAAAAACCTAAATGAATGGAGTTTGATGTAAAACATAACACATGGAaggtaataatattaatatacatgtttatatcaatttaataaatatatctacgcttatatcattaaatgatattccttttgttttaattatgtggCATCGTTTGAACTTTGTCAATTTAATTTTGAGTGTGAATTCATGTTAAGaatcttcaatttttcttttttaacaaaatttatatattttgaaacaatattaaaagtactataaatcacaataattgacaatttaaaatatttaaaaaatatgcataaacaaacaatcaaaatgataaatttgtttaaatctaaaaatttgaatagtACTATATAACTTGAGATAGAAgtagtaattgattaataaataatttcagTTTATTAATATGATCCGATGTAAACACCGAATATAGATGATTTTTTATCGAGATAGAATCTAGGGGTAAATACACTAATTAACTTACGTGATTGATTAAACTCAATAACTTTAACTAAAACtataacaatattaaaatttggcataatacataaataggcCATTTAACTTGGCTTCGAATTACATTTATGACCtttaactttgggtgtgcacaagtaaacacttaaacttgtataaagttgaacaaattgacacacatgtcctacgtGTCATCCTACATGTTATTTTTCATCCTACATGTATtgtgccatgtaggactcatgtgtttatttatttaaaagttggacaGTTAAAGTGCttgtttgtgcattataaaagttaaatgtcaaagttaaaatttgaagtcaagtttaggatccaaatatatgtattatgccttaaaattttcatacaatgtgtatatatataaataatatattcaaaacttaataaattttaagaacgGTAAACGTAAATTCCGAATCCGTAAAAAATATAGTTGAACAAACCTCTGGAATCCAAGATGTATTAGAAGGAAATAATAGTTGTAATGTATCTGGTGTCCAAGAAAGGTATAAGAGATATGAATACAAAAGTCCAAGCACAATATAAGGGATGTTGctttccatcattttttgggtctGCAATTagcatatgataaaattaaacaatGATATTTATGAGACAATTAAGCaattgtcaatattttctttggcttgatatttcaaaattattattttttaaattaaaagttttatcttttttcaaaatagttaacactacaaaattatttatattgataatgttaCTTACAAGTTTTGCTTTAGGTGCCACAACCATAAAGACATAAAAGGGAAGAACTGCAATTGTTCCCAATGGGAATACACTTTTAACAACTTCACAACTTGCTAACCCTGCAAAAGAAGGAGATTAAACTTAATTTacccaaatattttataatttaccAGTATCGTTTTATTTTACTTGACTTTTATATTAAcgtagaaataaaataaaagattatttgtatttaataaattaagaaaatttatcaGTTTCTTTCAATACtatttagtaaaattatttgtaCCAATATCCCCTAGAGTATGAtcgaaatttcaattttaaatcttaactaaattaaggtcctattacccttgaactcacttttttttttaattttttacaccTTTTTAACTTACGTAGCGTCCAAATACCGCTCACGCGCCTCAACTGTGTGGAGTCATGGAGTGTGCCAACTACTACATAAGCCAAACTGTGTAGTTACCGAAAAATGAGTTCATTAGGATAATtagaccttagtttagttaaggtgcgtctctgggatttcggttATATTTTAGGGATATTTGTGTCTTATCCCTGTTCAAATACACGCTTAaagtattcttttttttttagtttcatatttgaattattaagtATGCGAATTATCTACATGAACTGTCATCAACTATTTACCAAAATACACCTAACTATCAGTTATTTTCTTTACCTACTTGAAGTATCATCATCGTTCGAgtaggaaaagaaaagaattgataaaactatatttaatgaatgaaGAAGGAAAGTGATTACATGAAGCAGACACCCTTGAGCTCCTTCTTTGCAAAATAGTTTTTGGAAGATATGGACTTGTAATGACTCTTGATCCTCCAAGAAAATATTGTTGCCTTGAAAGAACAGAGCTCTTTGATCCATGACCAAAAGGGGCAGTTTGGTTCCTCTGCAGCTAGTTGtataaaataattctaaattttaattaataaaatatattattaaattttccaattataatataaatgagCAAGAAAAGTTAAGTGGTACCCTCTATTTTCATGTATAGTGAGTTCTTTGTATAATCTTTTActttgtcattttaattttactaaacGTGTAGAGCTAGAATTTTTActcaaagatttaaaaaaaatacagtaTAAAAGTCATGAGTTCATATCTATCACTTACTACAAACTTTTACACATAAATGTATATGtcacataaaatatattgagTTCAGATAAACATGATACCATCGGTCTACATCCACATCTCTCCATGTAGATACCAAAAACCggaggaaatttttttttataaaaaaaaaaaactaattcaatAGTCAATACTCAATAAGAACAAGTTATTGGAGCCTTAAAATGAGAACCAAATTAGGAAATTTAACAAAAGGTAATTCAAAATGAGAGTAATTAAGTAATATTGTAGTAATGGAGATAACATACCTTGTGTGGAATTGAAAAGTGgcaaaaacaagaagaagagaaggCCATGTTTCAAGTAGAGAGCCCAAGAATTTAgaagagtctaacaaagagaGTTGAATTTAAAGAGTGCAcgtaacaaaaaaaagaaagttgttGCACATCGCAAGctattgataattttaactaaCCAATGTGaccaaaaaacaaagaaaaattatatatgtatacacacatatacacaCTGACACCTCTTAGAGATAAAGATAAGTCAAAAATTTAATCTAGTTGTTAAGATATTGTAAAAGTTTTTTGAAGTCGTGTGTTCAAGTCCTACTAGTTGTACAAAGTGATTTTGGGATAGTAAGGGTGAGATGGTAAAGGGGTTGGAAGGCGGTTTAGGTAATTTATTTCGGATATATCGAATAAAATTGACATtagatataatatgaaattaatacCAAATACATCAAATCGATGTTGGATACATGATACATTcgatacatattttattgtttttactattttcattataaaactCATTTtcctttcatctttttttttaatcaaacataTTTAATACCAGATACTTATGTCTATACATAGGTTATATCAAAGTATTTTTATACACTAGATATTTAATACTAAATTCATAAGATGAAATTAATATCGAATGTTGAATATATTAGATGAAATTGACATTAGATACACCATATGAAATTGATACCAAATACATCAAATTGATGTTTGcatacatgatacattaaatGAAATTGATGCTGTACATcaatacatatttaatattgaatacacaaatacataaaattataaaatagagatacattataaaaacatataaatacaaaaaaggaAGAAAGGCAAGCACAAAAAGAAgtatcttttaatttcttttttttatagcCACTATTAATGGACTAGACATTGCCCAACTTTCTTGCATAGTACAAAGTGCCCAACTTAAAAAaaccatataataaaatttaactaaaattcAGCCACACAGCCTATTTCATGGGAAGTGTTCACAACATTTTTTCTGTTTATAGAAAGTGGTCACAACATCTTACTTAGATCCATTTACCAAGAGAgagttttaaaaattcaagctaTTTTTTACACAAGTAAAATGCCCTTAAaactatttacaaaaaatattctatttgAAAATATCTAATCTTTAAGACCAAAAAACTGAAAGTGCTTATAAACtgaaacaataatatattttttagaaaaatattttctttcgtACCAAACACGCCCATAGAAATATCTAATctttaccaaaaaaaagaaaaaagaaaaaaaagaaagacaaattgtggaaaatgaatgaaaaaggaAGTTAGAGATTTCATTTTggaaatgaatttttgagattgcaaaaatatatatatatatatataaggaacgaaatagtgaaaaatattaatcaaactAAAAATGCTTATAAACTGAAAAATCACAAGTAGAAGTCACTAACATATGATTTTTGGCTTATTTTAACTTGTAAGCACTTTTGATGCTTAACTCATAAAAGCCAAaacaatatttatatgttaGTTTGACCAGCTTAAACGCTCACATAATCATTACATGTCAGGCATGAAAGAACCCTTATCACTAGTAAAACAAGGGCATACACATGCTAAGCAATCAATTTCCACAATATAAAGGTAAGATAAACTTTGAATTTTGGTATATAAACAGAGTCATGACTATGTTAGCCCCATCACAAAAGAAAGGGTGTAAAAGAATGAGCCCATAGGGAACAAAAATAGATGTCTAAAAACTATACAACATCATTGAAGAAATGGAGATGAATATGAGATTAACAAATGCAGCTAACTTTGTTCTTCAGGATTTGTAAGGTCCTTAAATGTCATCATTTGCATGAACCTGAAAAGATTAACATATTCTGAATCAGATTGTGAAGAAGTCAAGGTGTTTACATGTTCTGAGCAGCTACAATGTGATCAGCGCTAAGAACCTTAAAAGTTGAATTGATCAAGTTCAAATCATAAATTGGATTCTGGTTCAGAGAAACCTTAAATCGAAAGAGGAAAATAAGGCAACAAAGTTGAAGGAAAAGCTAAGCACATATCGCTACTCTGAGTTAGTTTTCCATGGCATTTATTCTGTGTTTATATCTAAGAAGTGCCAATAGATAACTCTACTTCTCTTTACTTCCTTTATTTAGTCACTAAAACATCGTGCTGGTGAAGACTATATGAGAGGGTTCATTAATGCAATAACAACTATGGCTCAATACCAAGCTTACCTGGAATCGGTTATATAAATCATCACTTTccattttacttaaaaaatttaaaatgagaatGGGTATGCAAGTAGGTGAAGGGCGCTTTGATCCGATTAATATGGTTGTTTATTGCACAACAAACTATCAAATGCTATGTTTGCTGAAAAATGCTAGAATTTAATCAATCAGTAgagaaactaataaaaaataacccAATTTCTGGAGAACGTGATAACAATGAACGTATTGAGAACCTGGTAAGTGATTAGTATCTATTAACTGAACTTGAAGGTTCGCACTTGGAATTAAGTAAAGCCAGATAACAATCCAACAAAACCAGAAGGAAGTAAAGCCATAATTAGACCAGCAACGAAGATAATACCTCATGAGAGAATGACAAGTCCAAGGTACATCGCTCCacaaagaaatataaaagatatcaTCCCCCTGCAAAACAGTCCAAGCAAAAGAAGGATTTTGTGATTCACAAATGATGAGAAAAATGCCTACCATTCTTCAGTTCAAATTCACTTTGAAGCTACGACTAACCAGATAATTCCCCAACCAACACCATTACAAGGACAGGGACAGAGTTCCGCAAACTTCTCAGCATCACTTGAGTTCACTCTTCTAGATATTAAGTCATCATATATATCTGCATTGTCATATATATGTCAGATTTTGCAATCTGGGAAAAATTAGATCCTAGAGAATGGGTAGTTTTTACCATAAACTGAAAACAAGCTGTTCATAACACCTGCAATTCACCAAGAAGGAATGTAAGCAACACAACAACCAAAACTAAAATGCAGAGAAGGTGGGAGACTAGATAAGTCCATACCTATGAAGAGAATTACATATCGAAGAATGCGAACTGTTGTTAGTTCTTGCAGAACCCATATTGCagcaataaaaatgataaatccTGGCAAGTCCACTCTGTGGGATCAGTGACTAATTACAGAAGCAAATGCATATCAAGTATTGACACTGATCAAGATCCTGAATATACAAACCTATGCAAAGTCCTCGCAGTGTCCACTGTTCAAGAAAGTAAACCATGTAAGATTCTTGAAGtcctttttaagaaaataataattttagacTAGATCTACAACATAAAATTTGGGAATATGGACATATTATACTATCTTgtgaaaaaataatgtaaagaGTGAATTATCTGCTGTACAAGAtcaatttcaagttttttttttaaaaaaacttagttCCTTACATTTTTGGCAATAAAGAGCACAATGAGAAGAGCAGCAATGAAACAACCAGCAGCAATCTTTGCAGTGAGAAGATTTGTCGATGCAAGTATGAGAACCATCCCCCAAAAAGACGAACCAAGATCTTCAGGAAAGTAaactttaattagaaaaataaaagggagCCAGAAATTAAATGGACAAAGCAATTAACAGGGAACTTGAGTAGGAATTTATAGGGAACACTTCACTGTCTTCTAAAAACGAAATAAGCATGCACTTCAATAagattttggaatttttaaaaagaaagtatTACATCCAGCAGGCAAGATCAACCAATAAACACCACCACGTGTTTGTGTTACTCCCCCCTCATTGGCATGGACTTTCATTCCTTCCACCTGTAATCACAAAACATACGGTTTAGAATATAAAATCACAGATCTCAGTATCTCCTAAATAGTATGAACTTGAAATTACCAGGGAAACCAAAATTGTATGCTGGAATTTAGAAGGGACGCACAACTAAAGCATTGCCCTATCAGTCTCCTAGACTTAGTCATATGGAATAATACAAGATTAGTTAAATAACTTCCGCTTTCCCTTTTTCAAATTAATCTAGTATCATCTACACCTTCCAGCTATACGAAATTGATGCATCTTTCACTCTATTTTTTCCCATGCTAGTTTTGTCTTCCTCTTCTTTTACTCGTTCAATTGAAAACCTATCATTCTCCTTTCTTCCTTCAGTAGGTGCAAACCAGTCATCCTTGAAGATGTTAAATCCATCTCACCTTTTTCTCTGAACTTAACTTCTACAGTTATTGAATTGCATGTAGccataaacataaattttattatgattttcttaCGTCTGCAAAATCTATATGGGTTTGGCTCCTATTCTTCAAAAAGGAGATGTAAcatttcagattttggacagaAACAACCAATTTTCATTAATATGAACATGCTTAAAAACCTACGATGGAGTATACCAGACTCAACATTGATGTATGGATTTTGAATCTCCTGAGGCCTGAAGACTAGCGGGCCTAGAAGTTCCAAGTTCAAATCTCAGGAActacatttttgtttttcaaactCCCTTACTGAAAATCTTGAATCCATCACCAAGAATAACTACAACGTGCCACATATGAGAAAAGACAAGCTAGAACGAGAGAGAACTCTTCACATTCAAGTTTGTTGTGCCTTGGCTATCACGTAGTTTTTGTATAACCTCTCTTTTGTTTAGACTTGTGCATTTAaacaagctagaaacattaagTTTGTAGTTTCTTTATAACCTCTCTTTGCTAAGAATCATGTATTTAAAGATGTTTGTGAACACTAAGACTATAGTTTTTGTATAACTTCTCTCTTTATAAGGacacatgcatttaaagaaGTTATAAATATGACCATGTTGTAGGCGGAGATTGGTCTCATCGATGGAAATTACCTCATTGTTTCTTGTTCATCCACCGTTTTAGCAATCTAGTTAATATGTACTTTAGTATGGTGTGATActgaaaaagaagaatttttattgaaattatttcgttaatttttattgaaattatttCGTTGATACCTTCAAACTTTTGAAGActtatgacaaaaaaattaaaatttctaaaatcattTAGCAAAGGAGATAGGACTGTTGTTGCTCATGCACTTTATAAGGGAACTTTTGTACATGTTTTTACAATTAAGATGTTTGAGGACTTATATGAAGAAATTCCAAATTTCTGGAGAGTTGCTTTTCTTCATCTAAAGACACAGATGCTAAAATCAT encodes the following:
- the LOC101257637 gene encoding uncharacterized protein; translation: MNPNWELQNCCNRDQKLFLVTIGVFTVAILVLWRTFLLTPFKLITVFLHEASHAIACKLTCGQVEGMKVHANEGGVTQTRGGVYWLILPAGYLGSSFWGMVLILASTNLLTAKIAAGCFIAALLIVLFIAKNWTLRGLCIGFIIFIAAIWVLQELTTVRILRYVILFIGVMNSLFSVYDIYDDLISRRVNSSDAEKFAELCPCPCNGVGWGIIWGMISFIFLCGAMYLGLVILS
- the LOC101257339 gene encoding protein ABA DEFICIENT 4, chloroplastic-like isoform X1; this translates as MAFSSSCFCHFSIPHKLQRNQTAPFGHGSKSSVLSRQQYFLGGSRVITSPYLPKTILQRRSSRVSASWLASCEVVKSVFPLGTIAVLPFYVFMVVAPKAKLTQKMMESNIPYIVLGLLYSYLLYLSWTPDTLQLLFPSNTSWIPELAGIAKMFSREITLASAWIHLLIIDLFAARQVYHDGLQNDIETRHSIPMILLCCPIGLVTHLVTKKLYSLREIKNN
- the LOC101257339 gene encoding protein ABA DEFICIENT 4, chloroplastic-like isoform X2 gives rise to the protein MAFSSSCFCHFSIPHKRNQTAPFGHGSKSSVLSRQQYFLGGSRVITSPYLPKTILQRRSSRVSASWLASCEVVKSVFPLGTIAVLPFYVFMVVAPKAKLTQKMMESNIPYIVLGLLYSYLLYLSWTPDTLQLLFPSNTSWIPELAGIAKMFSREITLASAWIHLLIIDLFAARQVYHDGLQNDIETRHSIPMILLCCPIGLVTHLVTKKLYSLREIKNN